A segment of the Microbacterium luteolum genome:
CGCCATCTCCGTGTCCTGACCGGTTCGGGCGTCGGCTGGGCGCTCGACGCGATGGATGTCGGCCTCGTCTCCTTCATCCTCGCGGCCCTCACTCAGCAGTGGGGTCTGACCAAGACGGATGCCGGCTGGATCGCGTCCATCGGGTTCCTCGGCATGGCGGTCGGGGCGACGCTCGGAGGCCTCCTCGCCGACCGTCTCGGACGCCGTCAGGTGTTCGCGCTCACTCTCCTCGTGTACGGCATCGCGACCGGTGCCAGTGCGCTGGTCGGCGGGATCGCCGCGCTGCTGGTCCTGAGGTTCTTCGTCGGCCTCGGGCTCGGCGCCGAGCTGCCGGTCGCCTCGACCTATGTCAGCGAGTTCGCTCCTGCGCGCATCCGCGGCAGGCTCATCGTCATCCTCGAGGCGTTCTGGGCCGTGGGCTGGACGGTATCGGCGCTCGTCGGGTACTTCGTGATCCCGGCATCCGATGCGGGATGGCGCTGGGCGTTCGCACTGGGGGCCATCCCGGCGGTGTACGCGCTGATCATCCGGTGGGGACTGCCGGAGTCTCCGCGGTGGCTCGCCTCTCGCGGACGGATCGCCGAGGCGGATCGCATCGTGTCGACCTTCGAAGCGGATGCCGGTTTCATCGCGGCGCCCGCGATCCGCAAGGAGCCGGCATCCCGCGCGATCGCGATCACGACCAGGGCGCGCCTCACGACACTGTGGAACCGGGAGTTCCGCGTCCGCACGCTGTGCCTCTGGCTCGTCTGGCTGTGCGTGAACTTCGCCTACTACGGCGCGTTCATCTGGATCCCCAGCATCCTTCTCGATGCCGGATTCGACCTGGTCAGGTCGTTCGGCTTCACGCTGATCATCACTCTGGCCCAGCTCCCCGGGTACGCCGTCGCGGCCTGGCTCATCGAGGTCTGGGGCCGACGCGCCACGCTGTCGGTCTTCCTCGTCGGATCCGCGGTCTCCGCCGTGTTCTTCGGCACCGCCACGACGGAGTTCGCCATCATCGCCTCGGGTATGGCCCTGTCGTTCTTCAATCTCGGCGCGTGGGGCGCGCTCTACGCCGTGACACCGGAGACGTATCCGACCTCGCTCCGAGGGACCGGTGCCGGCTGGGCGGCCGGCGTCGGTCGCATCGCCTCGATCGTCGCGCCGTTGTCCGTGCCCGTGCTGCTCGTCGCGGGCGGCACGCCGCTGCTGTTCGTCGTCTTCGGCGTCTGTTTCGTGGTCGCGGCTGTGGCGGCCTGGGGTCTTGCCGATCGCCGAGGCATCGCGCTCGACGACCGCTGACGTGCGCCTGGCCCGCCGCGCGCGGGAATAGGCTTGTGCGGTGGCAGATGTGCGATTCGTGGCGATCGGCGACTCCTTCACAGAGGGCGTCGGCGACGTCCTTCCCGACGGCAGAGAACGCGGGTGGGCCGATCTGGCAGCCCAGGGCTGGGCCGATGCGGCGGGTCGCCCGATCCAGTACGCCAACCTCGCGATCCGCGGCAAGCTGGCCTGGCCGATCGTGGAGCAGCAGCTGGAGCCCGCCCTCGCCCTGCATCCGACCCACCTCTCGTTCAACGGGGGAGGCAACGACATGCTGCGGCCGCGGACCGACGTCGAGCACATTGCCGACGCCTTCAGCCGCGTACTCCGGCGCTGCGACGAGGAGGGCGTGACAATGATCCTGCTCTCCGGCGCGAACCCCAGCGGCCAACTGCCGATGGGATCTCTCGTGCAGCGCCGCGGCGACCTGCTGTCCGAGGCGGTGCTCCGCCGGATCGAGAACCGGCCGGATGTGATCCGCGCGTTGAACTGGCC
Coding sequences within it:
- a CDS encoding MFS transporter, translated to MANTALPSRASLAERLDDLPFTRRHLRVLTGSGVGWALDAMDVGLVSFILAALTQQWGLTKTDAGWIASIGFLGMAVGATLGGLLADRLGRRQVFALTLLVYGIATGASALVGGIAALLVLRFFVGLGLGAELPVASTYVSEFAPARIRGRLIVILEAFWAVGWTVSALVGYFVIPASDAGWRWAFALGAIPAVYALIIRWGLPESPRWLASRGRIAEADRIVSTFEADAGFIAAPAIRKEPASRAIAITTRARLTTLWNREFRVRTLCLWLVWLCVNFAYYGAFIWIPSILLDAGFDLVRSFGFTLIITLAQLPGYAVAAWLIEVWGRRATLSVFLVGSAVSAVFFGTATTEFAIIASGMALSFFNLGAWGALYAVTPETYPTSLRGTGAGWAAGVGRIASIVAPLSVPVLLVAGGTPLLFVVFGVCFVVAAVAAWGLADRRGIALDDR
- a CDS encoding SGNH/GDSL hydrolase family protein, with translation MRFVAIGDSFTEGVGDVLPDGRERGWADLAAQGWADAAGRPIQYANLAIRGKLAWPIVEQQLEPALALHPTHLSFNGGGNDMLRPRTDVEHIADAFSRVLRRCDEEGVTMILLSGANPSGQLPMGSLVQRRGDLLSEAVLRRIENRPDVIRALNWPDRELSDTAYWSEDRLHMNAAGHHRVAARVVHALGFEPPEPWWAPSERGGARPSGFAYYREHVGPWVRRRVTRTSSGDGRAAKYPTWVERTPS